A window of Planctomycetaceae bacterium contains these coding sequences:
- a CDS encoding macro domain-containing protein, which yields MPLPVEVWLVHPDEHMCSAWRNHFSGLSEVRILNTRFEQLPPHDCFVTAGNCYGIMTAGIDAAVVGFHGEELMKSIQFRIMDEYLGEQPVGTSFVQSTGTPDYPFVAHTPTMRVPGSIDGTGHVYVATWAAFLAVYRHNTQHFDSNRINTIVFPALGAGFGGVSYWEVARQMSAAFRHYLNPPHRMDWDMVVNREKQIAWDGDRQVVR from the coding sequence ATGCCGTTACCAGTTGAAGTGTGGTTAGTCCATCCGGACGAGCACATGTGTTCGGCCTGGAGGAATCACTTTTCGGGCCTGTCGGAGGTGCGGATTCTGAACACACGATTTGAGCAGTTGCCGCCACACGACTGTTTTGTGACGGCTGGTAATTGCTACGGAATCATGACCGCGGGAATTGACGCCGCAGTTGTTGGTTTCCATGGTGAAGAACTGATGAAGTCGATTCAGTTTCGAATCATGGATGAATATCTGGGAGAACAACCCGTCGGGACAAGTTTCGTACAAAGCACAGGTACGCCTGATTATCCGTTTGTCGCTCACACTCCAACAATGAGGGTGCCGGGATCGATTGACGGGACTGGTCACGTTTATGTTGCCACCTGGGCAGCATTTCTTGCCGTCTATCGGCACAATACTCAGCACTTCGATTCAAATCGGATCAACACGATTGTGTTTCCGGCCCTGGGTGCAGGATTTGGTGGTGTCAGTTACTGGGAAGTTGCACGACAAATGTCGGCGGCATTCCGTCACTACCTGAATCCGCCACACCGTATGGACTGGGACATGGTGGTGAACCGTGAGAAACAAATCGCATGGGACGGAGACAGGCAGGTCGTACGCTGA